The Toxoplasma gondii ME49 chromosome XI, whole genome shotgun sequence region TcccttccgtttctctgccttcctcgagctctccgtctgtctccttcctgcgtTCACGCATTTCTTGCAGCTGTGTGTGTGAATTTTCTTTCGCCATGTTTTTCGCCCAGCttgttctcgttttctccctgtctcctctcaggGCGGGTGCAGAGACATCGCGAGTTGGGGCTTTGAGTTTCTTCGCAACCTCGCGGGTGAAGTGGCGGCGGCGTTCGCAGACATCcacggcgaggagaagaaggcaggcgcGGTGGAAGAGGATCTGCTCGCTTCCTCAGACGCCGCGGCCGGCTCTCCAGAGAGCCCTGCGCCCGGCGAGACAAAGGCCGGGGAGGCCAAGAAGCCTGctgaagaggaggcgaagacgaagaagccgtCTCTGGCGCTGCAGATCTCGATGGTGGTGCCGCTGCCGACGCTAGCTCAGCTGAACGCGGTGGTGGACTTGATTGTGCCGTACTACATGACACACAATGCGGAATGCGACGCGATCGACCTGCTCTCTGAGGTGGAGCGCGTCGAGAGCGTCGCGGCTCACGTCGACAGCAACAACTTCCAGCGCGTGACTCTGTATCTCCTTGCGATGGCGAACTACGCGGCGTCTCTGGAGGAGTACACGCGCGTCCTCGGCGTCGCCTACACGATTCTGCTCGACCAGAAGCAGTGGTTTGACGCGATGCGGGTGGCTCTGAAGATGCCGAACTCGGACGcggagaagaccgagaagatCCAGGCTGTCGTCGAGCAGTGCCGCGCTGCCGGGGACCCGCTGATGGTGAAACAACTCGCGCTGCTGCTCGGCAGACAGGGCGTCGACTTTGACTTCGAGGATGAACAGACCCAGCGCCTGAACAGCGGGGAAGAACTGTCgaacttctttctcctcctcgcgaAGGAAATGGACGTCCTCGAGCCCAAGACGCCGGAAGACGTCTACAAAACTCACCTGGAAGACGGCGCGAGtcgcagaggcgccgccgcAGCTCTCGACAGCGCCAAGCAAAACCTCGCGTCCACCTTCGTAAATGCACTCGTCAACGCAGGCGCTTGCAAAGACAAGCTGATGCTTGCAGACGGTTAGTGGAACTGGCCTCGGCCGGGGCAGGGGCAAGAGCaggagcggcagagagagaaaagacacagagggaagaacaatagagagaggaaagggcgagagacagaagggaaggagagaaagataGGCAGTCGAGGAACGGGGGAGGATGTCAAATTTCTTGCGAGACAGGGGGAGACTGCCGTTCTGAGCGGGTTGCCGAGGCGCGTGCGAAAAcggaaagtggagaagagaaaaacggaaaggaCAGGAACGCTTCTTCGAACGCGCCAACTGCCGCGGGGTGTCTCAACACTGTCGTCGATCCCGCCTTGCGGCTAACGGCGCGCCGCAGCTTCAGCTCACTCCACATTTGCCTTCTGGGCCTTCCTCGCGCAGCCACTCCGCCCCATTTGCGCCGAGTTTCTCCGCTCTTTGCTTTCAGGAGGTTCCTGGCTGTACAAAAACAAAGAGCACGGGATGATGTCTGCCGCAGCTTCACTCGGTGCCATTCTTCTGTGGAACGTAGACGAAGGCTTGTCTCACCTCGACAAGTACCAGTACTCCTCAGACGCAAACATCAAGGCCGGAGCACTCCTCGGTGGGAGAaccagaaaacgcagaactgacttttcttctctggggCAGGGGACTTGTGTCGCGCTGGACGCGCAGCGACTGTACAGACGCCGAAGTGTCTCCAGTCGAGAGGGGCgacctgtctctgtgtgcctGCAGGGCTGTGCTTGTGTGGGGTGTGCGAGCGGTGAAGGGATGGCGCCGATGACAGGCCGAAAAGCTTCTGAGGGtcggggggagggggggggggcgggaGGAGGGGAATTCACAGAGACGCTTCTTGTGAGTTGTAGGATCCACCAGTTTGCAGTCACGTCCATCTCTCTATGGAGATgggcgtctctgtgttttcttcttggaTCAAAGAGTTACGTAGTAATATGCATTAATATACATTAATATGCATTAATATACATTAATATGCATTAATATATGTTAATATATATTAATGTATATtaatatatgtgtatatagtAAGTGAATACGTCGCTCCGTCGCTGCGTCCGTTTGccgttcgccttcctcgtgcGTTCGAGGATTTATGGCAtgttcgtctgcgtctgcatgcagaggtcggcttgttttttttcgcaggtTTCGGAGTGCTGAGCAGCAATGTGCGACACGAATGCGACGCGGCGTTCGCTCTGTTGAAAGATCATCTTGAAGACTCGGCGGAGGGGGGGCGCAGCGCGCCATGTCAGAAGGTCGGAGCAGTCGTTGGCCTGGGCTGCGCTCATGCAGGCACAAAGCGCGTCGACGTCATGGAGGCTCTGACCGTAGTGATTGTAAGTGTCGAAGTTTGGAACGAATTTCCAGCTTTGCTTTTCACCAGGAAGCAGTGCAGCTCGactctccttcccttctggagctctctgcttctttgcaACAGCCCTTCTGTTCCACGCCTTCACTGTATAGGAATCGGTTTTGAGAGAGTTCGACGAAAACTGACGTGTATCTATAGGAATCGGTTTTGAGAGAGTTTGACGAAAACTGACGTGTATCTATAGGAATCGGTTTTGAGAGAGTTTGACGAAAAGTGACGTGTATCTATAGGAATCGGTTTTGAGAGAGTTCGACGAAAACTGACGTGTATCTATAGGAATCGGTTTTGAGAGAGTTCGACGAAAACTGACGTGTATCTATAGGAATCGGTTTTGAGAGAGTTTGACGAAAACTGACGTGTATCTATAGGTATCGGTTTTGAGAGAGTTCGACGAAAACTGACGTGTATCTATAGGAATCGGTTTTGAGAGAGTTTGACGAAAACTGACGTGTATCTATAGGTATCGGTTTTGAGAGAGTTCGACGAAAACTGACGTGTATCTATAGGAATCGGTTTTGAGAGAGTTCGACGAAAACTGACGTGTATCTATAGGAATCGGTTTTGAGAGAGTTCGACGAAAACTGAAGACGCTCCAGGAAAAGAGCTGAAAAATGTCCATCATCGATAATGAAAGGAATACTCCTGCATCCGGAAAAAGCTCACACCACGAACGTGGATTGCTTCAAGAACTTTTGCGGAGAAGAGGTAGAAACAGAAGAGGGTCCTCTGTGTGGAAACTGGCGGTGTCTTCCGCCCGTTTTGACCTCAGTCgacagaaagggaagaagaagttcAACTTGTTCCGGCTGCCATGCGCGGATGCGACTCAGGTCGACAGTTCTCTGCCGGTCGAGTGCAGCGCCTTCGCCGCGGTCTCCCTCGGACTTGTGTTCGTCGGCAGCTGCAACCAGGAAGCGGCGGAGGCGATTCTTACGACGCTCATTGACCGCTCCTCCGTCGAGAGTGAGTTTTGCACTCTGCATTTGCGACAAGATCGAGACGAAGACCTCAAAAAGTttacagaaaaaaacacaaagacACAGATAGCAGAGTTCAGCGATAGCCACTCACCTATATGTCTATGCATGTCTTTACTTATTTTTAATTGGTGATGCCCACGCAGATAGAAGGTaaacatatttatatatcgTTACAGGAACTGTGcgcagatatatatatttttgtATTTTTTATATTTACGGATACTTGGTGTCGCGTGTGAGAGTCTGAAGGCGTGTATTAGGTGCATTGCGGGTGTGAAACTTCTCTTTTCCAATTTTCACAGAGGGCCTGGACTCGCCGTTGTGCTACTACTTTGCGTTGGGATTGGGGCTGTTGTTTCTGGGTGCGCGCGACGCATGCGAGCCGACGCTCACTGCCCTCGAGGCACTGGGCTCCGCGGCGccggcggagacgcagctgcggacctgtctcctcgcggcctACGCCCAGCGGACTGTCGAAGGACTCGCATACGCCGGAAGCGGAGACGTTCTGAAGGCCCAGAAATTCCTCAGTTTCtgcggagaagcgcgagacaaGCAGTACTGGGCCGACCTTCTCAACTCGAAGTccggagaggaggcagagaagaaggaagagaatgggcaggaagagaagaaggaggataaggagaagcaggagaagcaggaggagaacgagaagaaacaggagaaggagaagaaggagaccgACGTCGGTGGGGTGACAGGAGCTACGCGGGCGAGAAACCTGGCAGGGtccgaagacgaggaagatgaagaagatggacGGAAGTTAGACCAAGCTGTCGCCGTCATGaatctcgctctcctcgccttcgccgaaGATGTCGGAGCTGAAATGAGTCTCCGCATGATGGTGAGACCAGTACCGTCACGAGAAGCAAAAAAAAACCAGAAAAATGACGCCTCCTTACAATTGTGTCTTCCAATTCAATATCTACTTATAGTCGtatatataactatatatatatatatatatatatatatatacaaccGTGAGAGTGCATGTTGTGAAGGAGTGACTGTCAGCGGTAGAGTGttgctgttttttctgtgcgtTCGCTTGTCGTGGCGACTGAGACTCGTTTTTCGagtttcctttcctcgccatcaatctttgtctcctctgcgttgtttgtcctcctgtctctcatCCTCTTGTTGCTTTTTTgtccctctcctttcttcttctcgtgctcctctcctctctcggctttccTTGTCCTTCCACGCCCCACTGCCCGCCCCCTTTCGCTCGGGCTCTCTCCGCCCacctcgcgtctccgccgtACGTTCTTGGTTTTTTTCAGGATCACCTTCTGCAGTACGCGGACCTGCCGCAGCGTCGTGCTGTGCCGCTCGCGCTCGCCCTGCACTCGCCTTCTCGGGCGAAGCCGGGGGTAATCGACACTCTGTCGAAGCTATCTcacgacgcagacgcggaCGTCGCTCTCAACGCCATCTTCGCCATGGGCGTCGTCGGCGCAGGTAAAGAACACAGGCTGCTTGCGGTGCCGCTTGCATCGGCGAGGACTCCTTCAAGACTGTGTCTGTTGAATCGCCCCGGGCGCGACAGTCTCTGCGATGGGCGGCGTCTAGCCTCTGAGGCGCATGTGCCTTTCGTCCTCCGCCCCAACTTCTCGTGTGCTCGCTGAGGCAGAGAACAGACCTCTGGCTGTGGTGGAAGGACCGTCTGAGCAAGGGATGGTCCACTTTTGTTTTGCGTTTACTTCCACGAAGCAGAATTACGGACTGTGTGTTCGTGTCAGTCCTCGAGAGTGGATTTCATGTATGACGTCGAAGAAATCCTGAAGGCCTACGAAGGAAACCGTTGGGATGTAAATAGGGAATCCTGTTTTAACCTTTCGAAGAGTCGACGGGAGAAGACCTGACTGCTCTCTGTCGACACAGGGGACGCACTGTTTGCTGTGGTTGAGAAGCGCGGCGCCAATGCACTCGGAAGAGgagcgtctgtctctcgctctttctcgcaGGCACAAACAACGCACGCATCGCTGGACTTCTTCGATCTCTCGCTTCCTACTACGGCCGAGATGGAAATGCACTCTTTGTTGTAAGTTTCGCATTTACGAAAGCAAAAGacctcctcgcctctctttaGCTAGAGTTTGCCTCCtttgcgtcttttctcccttccgctgcttctccacgctgttttctcgcgtctccgtctcttctcgccttcttcgccttcttcatgcCTCACAGAGTCTCGGTCGCATTTCCCCCTGTCACCCTGGCGTCGccctgtacatacaccgtcTTGACAGCTCCTCTGCTGATATTTCCATGACTTGTTGGGGCTCGTGGAGTCGGAGCGGTTCGAGTGAGTCTGTGTCCTCTGGAGACACCGGCGCAtttgcgtttcctctgcttgGTGGCTGGATCgtgcttttcgtttttcattGCTGCAGCGCTGCCTTTTGTGACTGTGCCGTAGATCCGACTCGCGCAAGGCCTTCTCTACATGGGAAAAGGCCTCCTCACGATCAATCCTCTCCACTCCGACAGATTTCTCATCAACAACGTCGccctcggctgtctctcaGTCATCATGCACACTTGCCTCCACATGCGGACAACGATTCTCGGGTGAGAAGAGTCTTTCGACTCCACTTTTCGCGAgatctttttttctgcctgaGAGACTAAGCGCGGCAAGTGAAGACAGTGCAGGGCCGATGCATCGATGTCTGCACACAAATGGACCTCCGTAAACTTGTGGGTCTTCCATGCAGGTCCACATCTCTGTACTTCCACTTGTACGCTTACATACATCCAGACATAAACctatatatgaatatgtatgtatatgtatatacttatatatatatatatatatttatgtgtatgtgtgtgtaaatgcatgtgtgtgaATCTCCGCGTGTGTAGGCACATGCGTGGGGAGATGTCTCTGAACGTGTGGTGAAAAAGTTGAATCTCCTGGTGTGTTCTGTTTTCAGAAAGTACCACTATTTGTTGTACTACCTCTTCCCGGCCATGCAGCCGCGGATGCTGTTCACGGTCGCCCCCGTCAGTCAGTTGCCGCAGGCCCAGCCGAGCGCAGAGAGCGCGGAGTCTCCGGAGTCGAGCGCCGGAGTGCCAACCGCGGGCGCGGCTggagagaccgaggagacgatggagaaagaagtggatgtcgcggaagaagaactcaAGATGGCTTGTCTCTCGGCGCGCGTCGGCGAGGCAGTGGACATCGTCGGGCAAGTGGGGAGACAGCCGAAAACGATAACGGCCTTCCAGACGCACACAACGCCAGTGCTCCTCAGCTACAGCGAACGTGCAGAGCTCGCGACTGACGAATGTAAgcgcaaagagagaagagaagtgacatgggagagagaggcgggacCGGGGCTCGCGACGCCTTCGctgctttcgttttctgcgacGTTCGTGGGTCGCTCCTGATCTGTTGTTCGCCACTGACGGTGGATCAGAACTCGCTCTGCGTTGTCGGTTTTCAGATGTACCTCTCGCGAACGTCCTTGAAGGCGTAGTCATCGTCAAGAAGAACCCAGACTTCAGACCTGCCACGACTGCCTGAGCCAtcgagaaagcagcgagagagctTCTgtgggaagagagaaaccaagatcaagaagaagaagagaatgagAAAGGTCGAAAtggggacgaagagaaaagttgaaaaggaagagagaaaagtcgaAAAGGTAAATCCGGCGATGAGGGGGAGTTGGTAGCAGATgcagcggagaggagagacaaaagagatgGGGAAAAAGATgctggaaaaggagagggaggtCGAAAAGATGGAACAGCGCGACTTCtgtcgaaggagacagagtcgaAGCGTGACGGAGAAGGGAGCGCTTGGAAGGAAACTCTGCATGTCGCAAAAAGGGAAACACAGAGCgtacgaaagaaaaaggagcgCTGAAAAAGTCGCAAGAGGGTGCCGAGCTAGGACGAATCTCAAGGGGAGTTCGCTGGTCTGCGACCTTTTTCTTGTAAACCTGTTCTCTTAGGATTTGTTTCATCCAGTTTCATTTTTCACAcaagaactgcatgcgccactcgtcgtcctctccaCTGCCcgagcgagaaacgcgaaacagGTCGCGAGTCGAGACTGGATGTCTAGACACTCGAACGGGCGAGGACGCGCGCCAGTCTCGCGAGACCCGTCTGTGAACTGCGCTGCACCACGTGTAGAAGAAAGGTTTTTTTGTGGAGCAGGAAAATCGCGTCTTCTGTGGAGAGATGTGACAAAGCAGCTTTGCTTCCCTCGTTCTAAAATCACGGAAGTCCAACAAAGTACGCAGCAGCCAGGCACTCCTGCATCTCGTtcacggaagaagaaacacagtgGTACATGTTGCGCCTCAGTTTTCAGGTGGTGTCTAAGACTCGCCACTCTCTAGAGCATGCACTTCTGCGAAAAAACTAATGTCGAACTAGTTCAGGGAAGTTGGCGGATGTGCGCTGCCTGCCTCCCGCCGCGGGTTCTCCTGTTTCCCGTAGGTTTTTCACGACCCTCTGTAGCCCTAGAGCGCGTCTCGACAGTGACGTTTTTGAGAGAAATACAGTCAGTCCAATAGAAAGGGGGCAGAGTGGAAGAAACGCATCTTCCTCGAAGTCCAACAACTTTCCACAGCAGTCCGGTGTACCGTCCTTGATAGCTGCCCAGCGGGATTTGAAACTCCACTCGTCAGAGTTGAAAAGCCGAGACTGGACAGGGCTAAAGTGTGGCGGCAGATGTTAGCAGGCATGCGCAGCGCCATGACCGCTGTCTGGTCACAGTCTCAAAGAACTCAGTTTTCTAGATCTCAAAGTTTTCTTGGGACTGTCGTGGGAAGCATCAGTGGTCTGCATCTCGTCTCTGGAACTGAACGCATTCACTGTTCTGGGGACTGGAGTGTCTCTGTGTATTCTTGAGTTCCACCACTGTGCACATTTTTCGTCGTATCCAACGTTCGAGTCAGTTCTTCCCCGGGTTGCGAGAGACCTCgagtgtctgtgtcttcaaCGAACATTTCAGCCCAGCCTCGTGGTGTCGACGCACTTGGTTCGAGGGACCGGAGAAGTCTTGAAATCCGGACTGTGGAAAACGGGGAACTCATCAGGAATGGGGCCTGCCTGCTTCTCACAAAAACCGAAACGTCAAGCGCCCCTGTGCAAGCGTCGCGGCGAGGACAAGTGCACCCTCGAGAAAAGTCACTTCATTCACATGTCGCGGCCAACTTGCCTTCTAGAAttcgtgtttttcttcaTCCCCAAGCTCGGGAAACATACCGCCAAGAGCGGCTGATCTTGTCACGCGTCGCGCCGTCCTGAGACATCCGAACACAGAGCTCGGTACCGCTTTTGTCCTTCAGAAAGAACCTGGGGAAGACCACGAGGGAGAACAATGGTAGCGAGCGAAAGAATGGCGGCTTTCGCTCTGCTGTCCGACTTCCCTTCCTCACTGGGAAGCCGAAGGGACGCGCTGCTCGACATCTGCCGCACATGCACGCCGAAACCGCTCAATTAACTCAATACAAAACGGGTGTTGCACTCCAAGTTCTTCAGTCGCCTCTGCCGGTCTTTCTGCTTGCACAGCTTTCTCGCTGCGTCCCCCGCAAACGCGATCTAAGTGTCTTCGACAatctgcgaaaaaaacggagcCACAGAACGGTGATTTCTCTGGGTGACACTTTCCACCCTTCCGTGACACGACGCTGGGCGTCCAGTCCCTGTCTTCACCTCTTCCCCTCActtatatataaatatatatatatatatataaatatatatatatatatgcatgctgTGTTGCCCCCGTTCCCCTTTGGAGCCTCTGCGCAACGACCGATCCACCGAACCGGAGGCTGATAGATCCAGagccacacacacacacacacacttaaatgtatatgtgcaATGTAATTATATCTGGTGATTTACAGTTACAagtttatgtatatatacatgcatgaTTCGTAGAGTATGTCATGCATGTTTGAGTCGTAAAGTACGTCGAAGCGCTGGTGAGCTTGCACGGATgacttcttctgtctcaccTTCCAAATAATCTGCCTTTCGCTTGATCCACTCTTGGATGGGGAGCTTGCTGCCGTCTGCAAGAATATGACAAACGCTACACAGTTGCGGTTCTACAGGCATACTTGTGTCTGCACCAACTTGGAGTACATACAGCCCAGA contains the following coding sequences:
- a CDS encoding proteasome 26S regulatory subunit (encoded by transcript TGME49_313410), with translation MANDENKKLVAIQASAKDPTQTGKEGKEKNGDKKKKVEDELTEEDKKIKEDMELLVERLQDPEPGVVALALQTLSVQLKAATSSMTSVPKPLKFLRPHIPVLIAHYHRLAPDDKIKPDFAMVLAVLCTTCGDGQRRSLHFCLEGGCRDIASWGFEFLRNLAGEVAAAFADIHGEEKKAGAVEEDLLASSDAAAGSPESPAPGETKAGEAKKPAEEEAKTKKPSLALQISMVVPLPTLAQLNAVVDLIVPYYMTHNAECDAIDLLSEVERVESVAAHVDSNNFQRVTLYLLAMANYAASLEEYTRVLGVAYTILLDQKQWFDAMRVALKMPNSDAEKTEKIQAVVEQCRAAGDPLMVKQLALLLGRQGVDFDFEDEQTQRLNSGEELSNFFLLLAKEMDVLEPKTPEDVYKTHLEDGASRRGAAAALDSAKQNLASTFVNALVNAGACKDKLMLADGGSWLYKNKEHGMMSAAASLGAILLWNVDEGLSHLDKYQYSSDANIKAGALLGFGVLSSNVRHECDAAFALLKDHLEDSAEGGRSAPCQKVGAVVGLGCAHAGTKRVDVMEALTVVIVDSSLPVECSAFAAVSLGLVFVGSCNQEAAEAILTTLIDRSSVEKGLDSPLCYYFALGLGLLFLGARDACEPTLTALEALGSAAPAETQLRTCLLAAYAQRTVEGLAYAGSGDVLKAQKFLSFCGEARDKQYWADLLNSKSGEEAEKKEENGQEEKKEDKEKQEKQEENEKKQEKEKKETDVGGVTGATRARNLAGSEDEEDEEDGRKLDQAVAVMNLALLAFAEDVGAEMSLRMMDHLLQYADLPQRRAVPLALALHSPSRAKPGVIDTLSKLSHDADADVALNAIFAMGVVGAGTNNARIAGLLRSLASYYGRDGNALFVIRLAQGLLYMGKGLLTINPLHSDRFLINNVALGCLSVIMHTCLHMRTTILGKYHYLLYYLFPAMQPRMLFTVAPVSQLPQAQPSAESAESPESSAGVPTAGAAGETEETMEKEVDVAEEELKMACLSARVGEAVDIVGQVGRQPKTITAFQTHTTPVLLSYSERAELATDEYVPLANVLEGVVIVKKNPDFRPATTA
- a CDS encoding hypothetical protein (encoded by transcript TGME49_313418), producing MRKVEMGTKRKVEKEERKVEKPSLVVSTHLVRGTGEVLKSGLWKTGNSSGMGPACFSQKPKRQAPLCKRRGEDKCTLEKSHFIHMSRPTCLLEFVFFFIPKLGKHTAKSG